A portion of the Lampris incognitus isolate fLamInc1 chromosome 9, fLamInc1.hap2, whole genome shotgun sequence genome contains these proteins:
- the cnfn gene encoding cornifelin homolog, translated as MAFQSNIISSQPQVSITSYTVSSGSQDWSSNVCDCCDDCGICLCAAFVPCILACKVAQDNGDSCCLPFLPGAMIALRTSMRSRYRITGSVCDDWVVMACLPLCGLCQMAREQKMRG; from the exons ATGGCGTTTCAGTCAAACATCATCAGCTCCCAGCCTCAGGTCTCCATCACCAGCTACACCGTCTCCTCCGGCTCGCAGGACTGGAGTTCAAATGTGTGCGACTGCTGTGACGACTGTGGCATCT GTCTTTGCGCCGCCTTTGTCCCCTGCATCCTGGCCTGTAAAGTGGCTCAGGACAATGGGGACAGCTGCTGCCTGCCGTTCCTGCCGGGGGCCATGATCGCTTTGCGGACCAGCATGCGCAGCAGATACCGCATCACT GGCTCCGTGTGTGACGACTGGGTAGTAATGGCTTGCCTGCCACTCTGTGGACTGTGCCAGATGGCGCGAGAGCAGAAGATGAGAGGATGA